A single Thermoanaerobacterium sp. RBIITD DNA region contains:
- a CDS encoding class I SAM-dependent RNA methyltransferase, producing the protein MSKLELVAPTLFGIESVVAKELKSLGYDDIKVEDGKVTFIGDETAICKANVWIRSAERILIKLGEFDATTYDELFEGAKALPWEDWIPENGKFPVDGYSLKSKLHSVPDCQAIVKKAVVERLKKKYKKEWFEENGPLYRIKFSLMKDKASLMLDTSGEGLHKRGYRAISNKAPLRETLAAAMVMLSDWRYDRPLLDPFCGSGTIAIEAALIGLNIAPGLNREFSAEKWGKIPKKLWLDTRKEAFDLIKKDVELNIKGYDINNDAVKLSKSNAEKAGVDEFIIFKNVPLKDLKTDDKYGIIICNPPYGERMGELKEVERLYREMGHIFKSFDTWSYYIITSHDEFEKLFGKKATKRRKLYNGMIKTTYYQYYGPRPPRK; encoded by the coding sequence TTTGGAATAGAATCTGTAGTTGCAAAGGAACTAAAGTCACTTGGCTATGATGATATAAAAGTTGAAGATGGGAAGGTGACATTTATTGGTGATGAAACTGCAATATGTAAAGCAAATGTCTGGATAAGGTCTGCCGAGAGAATATTAATTAAATTAGGAGAATTTGATGCGACAACATACGACGAATTATTTGAAGGCGCAAAGGCACTACCGTGGGAAGACTGGATACCAGAGAATGGGAAATTCCCCGTTGATGGTTATTCACTTAAATCGAAATTGCACAGCGTTCCAGATTGCCAAGCAATAGTAAAAAAAGCTGTTGTTGAGAGGTTAAAAAAGAAATATAAGAAAGAGTGGTTTGAAGAAAATGGCCCATTGTACAGAATAAAGTTTTCTTTAATGAAGGATAAAGCATCATTGATGCTTGATACAAGTGGTGAAGGTTTGCATAAAAGGGGTTATAGGGCTATATCAAACAAAGCGCCTCTCCGAGAAACGTTAGCAGCTGCCATGGTTATGTTAAGCGATTGGAGATATGATAGGCCTCTTCTTGACCCGTTTTGCGGTTCTGGTACTATAGCAATAGAAGCAGCACTTATTGGTTTAAATATAGCACCGGGATTAAATAGAGAATTTTCAGCTGAAAAATGGGGAAAGATTCCTAAAAAATTGTGGTTGGATACACGTAAAGAAGCCTTTGATTTAATAAAAAAGGATGTTGAGCTAAATATAAAAGGATATGATATTAATAATGATGCTGTTAAACTATCAAAAAGCAATGCCGAGAAGGCCGGTGTTGACGAATTTATTATATTTAAGAACGTTCCATTAAAGGACTTAAAGACAGATGATAAATATGGGATAATAATATGTAATCCTCCATATGGCGAGAGGATGGGAGAATTAAAAGAAGTAGAAAGATTATATCGTGAGATGGGACACATCTTCAAAAGTTTTGATACATGGTCATACTACATAATAACATCCCATGATGAATTTGAGAAACTCTTTGGCAAAAAAGCTACAAAAAGGAGAAAACTTTATAATGGCATGATAAAAACTACATATTATCAATATTATGGTCCAAGACCACCGAGGAAATAA